The following proteins come from a genomic window of Candidatus Obscuribacter sp.:
- a CDS encoding HAMP domain-containing histidine kinase, giving the protein MTTDTTAKNRFFPFAPRIIHKGLALVIIPLVVNTVWICLLNNCLDRTAHLADVEREQSKILQHINACFFKFAEVMGSTSGYFMSGDKRLRSEASSQFLALTVEVGALDKYGDDNPNLRQFARDVLNTAQDQYKVIDTAEVPDNQMSFNKAFVQFKSFKSLIKRASSTNKQLQYYVVRQQAALDKVRESEVQSRESTRLLVAGGLLVNFLLAIALALYFIGDITKRLAVLVDNARRLPKSLSLNQTVPGRDELNELDQALHQAASELASAREYRSSLMQMLAHDLRSPLSSCSISLDLFVKNNQQALAPAGLNQVKSMSASLERLVSLVSDFLLIEKLEQNRLPLELAPENLKELTQTAIDSLAGLSQAKSLTVINAVPKEYVLLDRERIMQVLVNYLSNAIKFSPRGGKIEFSCIKQDQSIQLSVLDQGQGISEADVEKLFQRFNQLKAGKKAGGSGLGLAMCKLIVQEHGGAVGVDSASGQGARFWFTIPLRDDDG; this is encoded by the coding sequence TTGACCACTGATACCACTGCAAAAAATAGATTTTTTCCATTTGCGCCACGCATCATTCACAAGGGACTGGCGCTGGTAATAATCCCATTGGTGGTTAACACTGTTTGGATTTGTCTGCTCAACAATTGTCTTGATCGTACTGCTCATTTAGCCGATGTAGAGCGAGAACAAAGCAAGATTTTGCAGCATATCAATGCTTGCTTCTTTAAGTTCGCTGAGGTGATGGGTAGCACTTCTGGCTACTTTATGAGTGGCGATAAACGCTTGCGCAGCGAGGCAAGTAGCCAGTTTCTGGCGCTTACAGTAGAAGTCGGCGCCCTTGATAAATATGGCGACGATAACCCCAATTTGCGCCAGTTTGCTCGCGATGTTTTAAATACTGCTCAAGATCAGTACAAAGTTATAGACACAGCTGAAGTGCCTGACAATCAAATGTCTTTTAATAAGGCATTTGTTCAGTTTAAGTCGTTTAAGAGTCTTATCAAACGAGCTAGTAGCACCAATAAGCAGTTGCAATATTATGTGGTCAGGCAGCAAGCTGCGCTAGATAAAGTGCGCGAAAGTGAAGTCCAATCAAGGGAATCGACTCGCTTACTGGTCGCAGGCGGACTGCTGGTCAATTTTTTGCTGGCAATTGCTCTTGCTCTGTATTTTATTGGTGATATCACAAAGCGTCTGGCTGTGCTGGTCGACAACGCTCGCAGATTGCCTAAGTCCCTCAGTCTTAATCAGACTGTACCGGGGCGAGATGAGCTTAATGAGCTGGATCAAGCTTTACACCAGGCCGCCTCCGAACTTGCCAGTGCCAGAGAATATCGCAGCTCTCTAATGCAGATGCTGGCTCATGATTTGCGTTCGCCTTTATCATCATGCTCAATATCGCTGGACTTGTTTGTCAAAAACAATCAACAGGCTCTCGCACCGGCTGGTCTTAATCAAGTAAAGAGTATGAGTGCCAGTCTTGAACGTCTGGTCAGTCTGGTGAGCGATTTTTTGCTTATTGAAAAGTTAGAACAAAACCGATTGCCTCTTGAACTTGCACCAGAGAATTTAAAAGAGTTGACTCAAACAGCTATTGATAGTTTGGCTGGTCTGAGTCAGGCTAAATCACTGACAGTCATTAACGCAGTGCCCAAAGAGTATGTACTTTTGGACAGAGAGCGGATTATGCAGGTGCTCGTTAACTATCTGTCTAATGCCATAAAATTCAGTCCCAGAGGTGGCAAAATCGAATTTTCCTGTATCAAACAAGACCAATCAATTCAGCTCAGTGTTTTGGATCAGGGTCAGGGCATCTCGGAGGCAGACGTCGAAAAGCTCTTCCAGAGATTTAACCAGCTTAAAGCTGGTAAAAAGGCTGGCGGCTCGGGTCTGGGTCTGGCTATGTGTAAGTTGATAGTGCAAGAGCATGGTGGCGCAGTTGGTGTCGACAGCGCGTCGGGGCAGGGTGCGAGATTTTGGTTTACAATACCCCTGCGCGATGACGATGGCTAG
- a CDS encoding response regulator transcription factor → MSKILLVEDDLHLGQQLKELFAANGLNLEIVLSGEDALQLLVGFEYELILMDWDLPGISGLEVCKQYRAGGGQSYIVFLTGHASIEHKEQAFAAGADDYVTKPFDIREVLARMRSIRRRALMYTPETLSVAGVTLNPETRMVSHGDKSVHLTAKESSLLEYLMRHPDRPFNAQKMLNAVWPSESDVSVETVRTWMRYLRIKLESIDCPDYIKTVAGAGYVVEAS, encoded by the coding sequence ATGAGCAAGATACTGCTAGTCGAAGATGACTTGCATCTGGGGCAACAGTTAAAAGAGTTGTTTGCCGCAAACGGACTCAATTTAGAGATTGTTTTGAGCGGTGAAGACGCCTTGCAATTACTGGTTGGCTTTGAGTACGAACTAATCTTGATGGACTGGGATTTGCCCGGGATTAGTGGACTTGAGGTGTGCAAACAGTACAGAGCTGGTGGCGGGCAAAGCTACATCGTATTTTTGACTGGACATGCGTCAATCGAGCATAAAGAGCAGGCTTTTGCGGCTGGTGCCGATGACTATGTCACCAAGCCTTTTGATATAAGAGAAGTTTTGGCTCGTATGCGCAGCATCAGACGACGGGCCTTGATGTACACGCCTGAGACGCTGAGCGTGGCCGGGGTTACTCTCAATCCTGAGACCCGCATGGTAAGCCATGGTGATAAGTCGGTGCATCTGACGGCAAAGGAGTCGTCTTTGCTTGAGTATTTGATGCGGCATCCAGATCGACCGTTTAATGCCCAAAAGATGCTCAATGCAGTCTGGCCGTCAGAGTCAGACGTGTCGGTAGAAACTGTGCGCACCTGGATGCGCTACTTGCGCATAAAACTTGAGAGCATAGATTGTCCTGACTATATCAAGACTGTGGCTGGTGCTGGCTATGTGGTGGAAGCCAGCTAG